The DNA region GGCGAGTCGTACGGAAGCTTGCAGTCGCCGCAATCGATCGCGCGTGAGTGGGAAAAAGCCGCGCTGATTCCCGGCGCGCGCTACCGGCTGCTGTTGGACGGCGCGCCCGCGCCCTTTGACGCTACCGCGCTGGCGTTAGGAAAGACCGGCGAACTCCTGGTAGATGCGGCCGGCTCGCGGCGCTGCGTGACGATGGCGCAGGCGCGCGTCCTGCGCGACTAGCTCCGCGCGCGGCTTCGCTTCTCGCAAACCTCGCAAAAGTGCGGCATCTTATTGTCGGTTTCGAAGATTGAGTTAGAATAGTGCATCGCGCAGCGCGCGTTGTAGCAATGCTTCAATCCCAACGAGTGCCCGAGTTCGTGAACGCATTCTTTGAGCGTGCGCTGGAAGAGCATGTTCTCATCCGCGTCTTCGCCATAGAATTCGTTGCGCAAGCGATGGATGGAAACGGCCGCGACCCGGCGCTGCTCGTCGGCGTCGCCGAAGACGAAGCGCTGCGAGGTCTTGTAGAGATCGAAATCGGTGATTCCCAGCAGCAGACCGCCGCCACTGCCGTACTCGCGCAAGATCTTCGTGGTCAGGGTCGGCAGAAAGAGCTGCCGCCGTGTGCTGTTCAGGCAGCTGCGTGAGAGCGCGAGCGGCCGTTCGACGACGACGTCATAGAGAAAACGCTCCGCCAAACAGAGTCCCAGACGAGAGAGAAAGGCGGGCTCGATCCCATTGACGGGAACGATACGCAATTGCATCTCCATCACTGGGGCGGTTTATTTCGACGCCCCCGCGAAAACGCCCGCCATGATCGTGGGCATCGGCACGGACCTCGCCGAGGTTGCGCGCTACCGCTTCAATGAAGACGAGCTCGCGTGGTTCGCCAGAAAGATTTACACGGACGAAGAGATGGCGTACGCACTGCGCAAGCGCGAACCCGCTCAGCGCTTAGCCGGATTTTACGCAGCAAAAGAAGCCACCCGTAAGGCGTTCGGCCACGCGATCCCCTGGCGCAGCGTCGGCGTAACGCACGAGCGCAGCGGCAAGCCTGCCATCCGGCTCTTCGGCTCCGCCGGCGCGCTACTCGAACAGCGCGGGGTCACGGCAATTCACCTGTCGATCACTCACACCGACTCCATCGCGGCCGCCACCGTTATTCTCGAGGGACGCTGATGCGCGTCTTCACCCCGCAGCAGATGCGCGAGATTGACCGCGCGGCGTTTTCGGAAGTCAGCGAAGACGCACTGATGCGCGCCGCAGGCAAACGCGTCGCCGAACGTGCCTTTGGCTTTGTGGGGGAAGGGCGCATCGTGGCGTTCGCGGGCAAAGGCAATAACGGCGGCGACGCATTCGCGGCGCTCGCTACGCTCCCGAAGAACTGCGCGCGCACCATCTATGCGGAAAAAAGCGAGGCGCCTTCCGCGGCACGGCGCGCGGCCGAACGCCGGGCGCGCGATCGCGGCGTCAGCGTGAAAGCATTTCCGCGCGACTTGACCGAGGCGCGGAAAGCCTTGAAGGGCTGCGTGCTGGTCATCGACGGTCTGCTCGGCACCGGTTCACGGTTGCCTATCCCCGCGCATTACGTGCCGGTGATAACCGCGATAAACGAAAGCGGCATCTCCGTGCTCTCGATCGATATTCCGAGCGGAACGGACGCGGAATCGGGCGCCGCCGGCGAACCGGCGATTCGCGCCAGGTACACGGTGACGCTCGGCGCGCTAAAAATTGGATTGCTGCTGGAGCCGGCTCGCTCGTACGCCGGAGCGCTCTTCCTTGGCGAGATTGGGTTGCCCCAAGCGGCGCTCGATTCGCAAACCGCTCAATACGAAGCGCTGAACGACACGGAGTTCGTCGCGCTCTTGCCGCACCGCGCCGCCGACGCGGACAAACGAAAGGCGGGCGCGCCGCTGATCGTAGCCGGATCCGAACAGTTTCCGGGCGCCGCGGTACTGTGCGCGCTCGGCGCCGCTCGCGCCGGAGCGGGATACGTCACGGTCGCTACGCCGCAAAGCGCGGCAACTGCCCTTCGATCGCATTTAATCGAACAAGTCGTGGTGACGATCGGCGACGGGAGCGCGGCCGAGGTAGTTGACGACCTGCTCGACGTCGCGAAGCGCTGCTCGTCGATAGGAATCGGTCCCGGGTTAGGATTGGACGACCGGACCGGCGAGATCGTGCGCGGCTTGGTGCAGCGCTGCGAGCTTCCGATGGTAGCGGATGCAAGCGCGCTCTTTCATTTTGCGAAGAATCTAGAACTTTTGCGCGACAAACCTATCGTGCTCACCCCGCATGAGGGCGAGTTTGCGCGGCTGTCCGGCAAAGGCACGATACTGCCGGGCGAACGCATCGCACGTTTGCGCGAGTTCGTCGAACGCACCGGGATTACGACGCTGTTAAAAGGCGAATCGACGCTGATCTACGACGGCAAGATGATGCACGTCAACACGACGGGCACGCCCGCGTTGGCGACCGCCGGCACCGGCGACGTGCTCACCGGAATGATCGCCACGCTGCTCTCGCAGGGGCTCGCGCCGGTCGATGCCGCACGCACCGCAGCCTATTGGCATGGACTTGCCGGCAAGCTCGCCCACAGGTGGCACCCAGTCGGCGTTATCGCGCGCGACGTTGCTGACGCGCTCGGTGCCGCGATTCCGCACGAACCGCCTGCGTCACCGCTGCTGCGTATCTTCTAGTGTCATGGTGAGCGATGCGCGCAAGCGCATCAGTCGAACCACGGCTGAGCAGCGAGCAAAGCGAGCGTAGACGAAGCCCGCACTAGAGCGTCCCCTCGATGCCTCGGGGTCCTTCGATACCTCAGGATGACAATAGTTTGCGCAAGCTGTTTTCGTCGAGAATCGTGATGCCGAGGCTTTGCGCTTTGTCGTATTTGCTTCCAGGCTCGCTCCCGGCCACGACGTAGTCCGTTTTCTTGCTGACCGAACCGGTGACTTTGCCGCCGGCTTGCGCGATCAGCGCGGCCGCTTCATCGCGCGTCAGATTTGGCAGTGTTCCGGTGAGCACGAACGTCTTGCCGGCGAGTTTGCCGTCGGCGGCGCGCGCGCGTTTGGGCGCGGTCATGGACACGCCGCACTTGCGCAAGCGCTCGATCATGGCGCGATTGGCGCGCTGCTGAAAAAAGAGATGCACGCTGCTTGCGACTTCAGGTCCGATGCCCTCGCTGCGCTGCAAGTCTTCCTTGCTCGCTTCAGCGATCGCATCGATCGAACCAAAATCGTCCGCGAGAATCTGTGCCGTCTGCGTTCCGACGAACCGGATGCCCAGGCCGGTAAGTACGCGGGCTAACCCACGGGACTTCGAGCTTTCGATGTTTCGCAGCAGATTCGCGATGGTTTTTTCGCCCGTTCGCGGCACGTCGGCGAGTTTCTTGGCATCCAGCGCGTAGATGTCGGCGATGTCTTCGACCAGCTCGAGTTCGGTGAGCTGCTGAGCCATCACGTCGCCGATTCCCTCGACGTCCATTGCGCCGCGCGAACAGAAATGCCGCACGCGTTCCAGAACCTGAGCGGGGCACGCCGCATTGGTGCAGCGCGACATCGCTTCACCTTCAGGATGGTCGGCCTCCGAACCGCAGACCGGACAGCGGTCCGGCATAACAAACCGGCGCGGGTTGCCTTTGCGTTCGCTCAGAATCGGACCGACCACGCGCGGGATGACGTCGCCGGCACGCGTTACCAAGACTGTGTCGCCGACGCGGATGTCGTTGCTGCGAATGTATTCGGCGTTGTGCAGCGTCGCGTTGCGCACCGTCACGCCGCCAATCGCCACCGGCTCCAGCACCGCGTTCGGATTCAGCGTTCCGGTCCGCCCGACGGTAATCGCGATGTCGAGGAGCTTCGTGCGGGCTTCACGCGGCTTGAACTTGTAGGCGATCGCCCAGCGCGGATCGCGTCCCGCGGCCCCGAGCCGCTCTTGCGTGGCGAGATCGTCCACTTTTACGACGACGCCGTCTATTTCATAATCGAGCGTGTCGCGCTGCGTCTCCCAGTGCTCGCAATATGCGACGACATCGTCAATCGACTCGCAGCGCGCAACGTTCGGATTGACCTTCAGCCCCAGCCGTTTTAGATACTCGAGCGCTTCCCACTGGGTCCGTAACGCGCTGGCCTCGTCAACGCTCACTTCGTTCGCTGCTCGGCCGTGGTTCGACAAGCTCACCATGACACTGGGGGAGCCCGCCATGACACTATACGCAAAAAATGACAGTTTACGCTCCGCGGTTAGGCGGGGATCCAACTGCCGCACGCCTCCCGATGCGGCATTGCGCGGATTGGCAAAAACAGGCAGCCCGGCGCTTTCGCGCGCGCGATTGAGCGCCTCGAAATCGCTCTTGCGCAAATAGACCTCACCGCGCACCTCGACTTCGTCCCGAGCTCGCTCTGCCGCGCGCAGGCGCAGCGGTATGGATGAAATCGTACGCAAATTCGGCGTCACGTCTTCGCCCACGCGTCCGTCCCCGCGCGTGCCGCCGCGCTCCAGCGTTCCGTTGCGGTAGCGCAGCGACGTCGCCAGCCCGTCGATCTTCAGCTCGACGACGTACGCTTGCGGCCCTTGCGCTAATTTGCGCACGCGTTCGTCGAACGCGCGCAACTCCTGCTCGTTCATGGCGTTAGCCAAACTCAGCATCGGCACGTGATGCTCGTAAGGCGCGAACCGTTCTGACGGTACGGCCCCGACCCGCTGCGTCGGCGACTCCGGCGTGCGGATCTCGGGATAGCGATCCTCGAGATCGATCAGCTCGCGCAGCAGCGCGTCGTAGTCGGCGTCGGAGAGTTGCGGATCGTCGAGAATGTAGTACCGATGGTTGGCTTCGTCGATTTGCGCGCGCAGCTCCAGCGCGCGATCGCTAGGCCGTCTTGCCGTCATGCGCGGCGGGCGCGCGGCGGACTCATGACCTGAACGGGATAGCCGTCGGGATCACCGATGATGGCGAGCCGCCCGAACGGCTCGTCGTAGGGATCCTGAAAGATCGGAACGCCTTTGGCGGCGCATCCGGCTACAAATGCGTCAACATTTTCAACCGCAAACCCTAACTGCAGCGAGCCGGGACGCACGGCAAGCAGTTCCGTCTTCGGATGCAACCCCAGCGTGGCGCCGCCGCCAAGATCGAAGTCCACCCATTCGGGCATGTAGTCCGTCTTGAGTTTCAATCCCAAGACGTCGCGATAGAAATCGCGCGACCGTTCGAGGTTCGCGCAGACCAGCATAGCAATCGAAAATTGCGCCACAGTCATGAGCCTCCTCAGGCTTCGACGGCCACTCGTTCACCCTTGGCCAAATCTTCGAGAACGCGCAAGTTTTCGCGTTCGAGGGCCTCGACCGAACCCGCATCCGGGCGGCGGTGCCCGACCGCGCGCTGATCCTTCAGCACCGGCAGCAGATACTGCCCGGTGTACGACCGCTTGTTCTTGGCCACTTGTTCCGGCGTTCCGACGGCCACGACCGTCCCGCCGCGATCGCCGCCTTCCGGACCGAGATCGATGATGTAGTCCGCGGTTTTTATGACGTCGAGATTGTGCTCGATCACCAGCACGGTGTTTCCGGTGTGCACCAAGCGCTGCAGCACGTCGAGCAACATGTGGATATCGGCGAAGTGCAGCCCGGTCGTCGGCTCGTCGAGGACGTAGAACGTGCGCCCCGTCGAGCGCCGCGAAAGTTCGGTTGCGAGTTTCACGCGTTGCGCTTCACCGCCCGACAGCGTGGTCGCAGGCTGGCCCATTTTGATGTACCCGAGTCCCACGTCGCAGATCGTGCGCAGCTTGTTGTGGATGCGCGGAATCGCGGAGAAGAACTCCGAGGCTTCGTCCACCCGCATCTCGAGCACGTCACTGATCGTTTTGCTCTTGTACTTCACCTCGAGCGTCTGCGCGTTGTAGCGCTTGCCCTTGCAGACTTCGCACGGCACGTAAACGTCGGGCAAAAAATGCATCTCGATCTTGATGATGCCGTCGCCCTCGCACGCTTCGCAGCGGCCGCCGCGCACGTTGAACGAAAAACGTCCGGGTGTGTAGCCGCGCATCTTGGCGTCCGGCACCAGCGAAAAGAGCTCGCGGATCGCATCGAATGCGCCCGTATACGTTGCCGGATTGCTGCGCGGGGTACGGCCGATCGGCGACTGATCGATCACGACCAGTTTGTCGAGTGATTCTGCGCCGCGAACGCTGCCGTACGTACCGCCCGGCGGCTGGTGGTGCAGATGCTGGTTGAGCGCTTTTACCAGAACGTCGTTGACGAGCGTGGACTTGCCGCTGCCGCTCACCCCGGTGATGCACGAGAAGACGCCGACCGGAAGTTCCACGTCGATGCCTTGCAGATTGTTCGCCGTCGCTTTGCGCACTTGCAGCCAGCTGCGCGGCTCACGCCGCTCTTTGGGAATCGGAATGAACTTGCGGCCGGAAATGTAGGCGCCCGTTTCGGAAGCGGGATTGGCGATCACGTCCTCAAGGGTGCCCGCGCTCAAGATGTGGCCGCCTTCGGCGCCCGCACCCGGCCCGATGTCGACCACCACGTCCGCGTTGCGAATCGTGTCTTCGTCGTGTTCGACGATGATCAGCGTGTTGCCGAGATCGCGCAGCGTCTTCAAGGTTGCCAGCAAACGATCGTTGTCGCGCTGGTGCAAGCCGATCGACGGCTCGTCCAGGATATACAGGACGCCGACCAGCGAGCTGCCGATCTGCGTCGCCAGGCGGATTCGCTGCGACTCGCCGCCCGACAGCGTCGTCGCCGACCGCCCCAGGGTTAAATATGTCAAGCCGACGTTCGTGAGAAACCCGAGTCGCGCGCGAATCTCTTTGAGCACTTGATGCGCAATCTGCTCCTGCCGCGCGTTGGGTTTGAATTCGGCGAAGAACTTCTCGCACTGTTCGATCGAAAGCCGGGTGAGCTTGTCGATGTTCGTTCCGCCGATGGTCACCGCCAGCGCTTCGGGT from Candidatus Rubrimentiphilum sp. includes:
- the uvrA gene encoding excinuclease ABC subunit UvrA, producing MPPGLDSIVIKGAREHNLKNIDLALPRNRLIVITGLSGSGKSSLAFDTIYAEGQRRYVESLSSYARQFLGQMEKPDVDYIEGLSPAISIDQKSTSRNPRSTVGTVTEVYDYLRLLFARIGVPHCYSCGREISTQTSEQIVDSIMELPEGSKIQLLAPLVRGRKGEYAKLFEEVAKEGFSRVRIDGETRELREKIVLDKKRKHTIEVVVDRLVMKPDIRKRLTDSVETTLRLSTGIVTAVVDTAGSKSRELTYSEAFACVYCGLSFEELAPRLFSFNSPYGACPGCTGLGEKIEIDPWKVIPDRSKSIEGGAIVPWSRSLGSGRFPSMNPYYLQQLERVLRRYRVKMTTPIEKMPDDVVDVILYGTDHEQNFAYESKAGKVWEYRATFEGVVNNLERRHSETSSDYVKEDIEKYMSASVCPQCKGARLKPEALAVTIGGTNIDKLTRLSIEQCEKFFAEFKPNARQEQIAHQVLKEIRARLGFLTNVGLTYLTLGRSATTLSGGESQRIRLATQIGSSLVGVLYILDEPSIGLHQRDNDRLLATLKTLRDLGNTLIIVEHDEDTIRNADVVVDIGPGAGAEGGHILSAGTLEDVIANPASETGAYISGRKFIPIPKERREPRSWLQVRKATANNLQGIDVELPVGVFSCITGVSGSGKSTLVNDVLVKALNQHLHHQPPGGTYGSVRGAESLDKLVVIDQSPIGRTPRSNPATYTGAFDAIRELFSLVPDAKMRGYTPGRFSFNVRGGRCEACEGDGIIKIEMHFLPDVYVPCEVCKGKRYNAQTLEVKYKSKTISDVLEMRVDEASEFFSAIPRIHNKLRTICDVGLGYIKMGQPATTLSGGEAQRVKLATELSRRSTGRTFYVLDEPTTGLHFADIHMLLDVLQRLVHTGNTVLVIEHNLDVIKTADYIIDLGPEGGDRGGTVVAVGTPEQVAKNKRSYTGQYLLPVLKDQRAVGHRRPDAGSVEALERENLRVLEDLAKGERVAVEA
- a CDS encoding NAD(P)H-hydrate dehydratase, translating into MRVFTPQQMREIDRAAFSEVSEDALMRAAGKRVAERAFGFVGEGRIVAFAGKGNNGGDAFAALATLPKNCARTIYAEKSEAPSAARRAAERRARDRGVSVKAFPRDLTEARKALKGCVLVIDGLLGTGSRLPIPAHYVPVITAINESGISVLSIDIPSGTDAESGAAGEPAIRARYTVTLGALKIGLLLEPARSYAGALFLGEIGLPQAALDSQTAQYEALNDTEFVALLPHRAADADKRKAGAPLIVAGSEQFPGAAVLCALGAARAGAGYVTVATPQSAATALRSHLIEQVVVTIGDGSAAEVVDDLLDVAKRCSSIGIGPGLGLDDRTGEIVRGLVQRCELPMVADASALFHFAKNLELLRDKPIVLTPHEGEFARLSGKGTILPGERIARLREFVERTGITTLLKGESTLIYDGKMMHVNTTGTPALATAGTGDVLTGMIATLLSQGLAPVDAARTAAYWHGLAGKLAHRWHPVGVIARDVADALGAAIPHEPPASPLLRIF
- the acpS gene encoding holo-ACP synthase → MIVGIGTDLAEVARYRFNEDELAWFARKIYTDEEMAYALRKREPAQRLAGFYAAKEATRKAFGHAIPWRSVGVTHERSGKPAIRLFGSAGALLEQRGVTAIHLSITHTDSIAAATVILEGR
- a CDS encoding VOC family protein, with amino-acid sequence MTVAQFSIAMLVCANLERSRDFYRDVLGLKLKTDYMPEWVDFDLGGGATLGLHPKTELLAVRPGSLQLGFAVENVDAFVAGCAAKGVPIFQDPYDEPFGRLAIIGDPDGYPVQVMSPPRARRA
- a CDS encoding archaemetzincin family Zn-dependent metalloprotease, whose translation is MEMQLRIVPVNGIEPAFLSRLGLCLAERFLYDVVVERPLALSRSCLNSTRRQLFLPTLTTKILREYGSGGGLLLGITDFDLYKTSQRFVFGDADEQRRVAAVSIHRLRNEFYGEDADENMLFQRTLKECVHELGHSLGLKHCYNARCAMHYSNSIFETDNKMPHFCEVCEKRSRARS
- the ligA gene encoding NAD-dependent DNA ligase LigA, which gives rise to MTARRPSDRALELRAQIDEANHRYYILDDPQLSDADYDALLRELIDLEDRYPEIRTPESPTQRVGAVPSERFAPYEHHVPMLSLANAMNEQELRAFDERVRKLAQGPQAYVVELKIDGLATSLRYRNGTLERGGTRGDGRVGEDVTPNLRTISSIPLRLRAAERARDEVEVRGEVYLRKSDFEALNRARESAGLPVFANPRNAASGGVRQLDPRLTAERKLSFFAYSVMAGSPSVMVSLSNHGRAANEVSVDEASALRTQWEALEYLKRLGLKVNPNVARCESIDDVVAYCEHWETQRDTLDYEIDGVVVKVDDLATQERLGAAGRDPRWAIAYKFKPREARTKLLDIAITVGRTGTLNPNAVLEPVAIGGVTVRNATLHNAEYIRSNDIRVGDTVLVTRAGDVIPRVVGPILSERKGNPRRFVMPDRCPVCGSEADHPEGEAMSRCTNAACPAQVLERVRHFCSRGAMDVEGIGDVMAQQLTELELVEDIADIYALDAKKLADVPRTGEKTIANLLRNIESSKSRGLARVLTGLGIRFVGTQTAQILADDFGSIDAIAEASKEDLQRSEGIGPEVASSVHLFFQQRANRAMIERLRKCGVSMTAPKRARAADGKLAGKTFVLTGTLPNLTRDEAAALIAQAGGKVTGSVSKKTDYVVAGSEPGSKYDKAQSLGITILDENSLRKLLSS